One stretch of Brettanomyces nanus chromosome 4, complete sequence DNA includes these proteins:
- a CDS encoding uncharacterized protein (EggNog:ENOG41) yields MSPDARKVIEFLSKFATCDLSDALVKKGHKDGGYFPNLTRYSSNASNISMIGKAYTVLFASKDDPRPAIEGGYIDKLPEDSVLIIATTTNLQKLDAPYTKLNNALYGGLMSTRAQYLKSRGTVVFGRIRDLDEHRDLNRDVFSYGIGSAAHAPVVKMIGINVPVEIIIDEYSESRKEVINPGDYIMGDNNGVVRVEDNEELGNLLEYIPKRVEADNLVKQDILKGERCNASQKKRREGL; encoded by the coding sequence ATGTCTCCGGATGCCAGAAAAGTAATTGAGTTCTTGTCTAAATTCGCCACCTGCGACTTATCCGATGCGTTAGTCAAGAAAGGTCATAAGGATGGAGGCTATTTTCCTAACCTGACCAGGTATTCGTCCAATGCATCGAATATTAGTATGATTGGAAAGGCATACACCGTACTTTTTGCTTCTAAAGATGATCCTAGACCAGCAATTGAGGGTGGATATATCGATAAGCTACCTGAAGATTCCGTATTGATCATCGCAACAACAACCAACCTACAGAAATTGGATGCTCCATATACAAAACTCAACAATGCCCTATACGGGGGGCTCATGTCGACCAGAGCACAATATTTGAAAAGTAGAGGTACAGTTGTATTTGGCAGAATCCGGGATCTCGACGAACATAGAGATTTAAACAGAGATGTATTCTCATATGGAATAGGAAGTGCTGCTCATGCCCCGGTGGTGAAAATGATAGGTATCAATGTTCCAGTGGAAATTATAATTGATGAATATTCAGAGTCCAGAAAGGAAGTAATTAATCCCGGCGATTATATTATGGGGGATAATAATGGAGTAGTTCGGGTCgaagataatgaagaatTAGGTAATTTACTGGAGTATATTCCCAAACGTGTCGAAGCCGATAATCTTGTGAAACAGGATATTCTTAAAGGAGAGCGGTGTAATGCatctcagaagaagagaagagagggATTGTAA
- a CDS encoding uncharacterized protein (EggNog:ENOG41): MVTDTTYYDRLEVKPTSTRLEIKKSYRKLAIKFHPDKNPNNEEAAEKFKEISEAYKVLSDDQSRQKYDQFGLQEGQEMTDPEQFFDQIFGGEAFLDYIGELTLMKNLSKEYELEKEDEEGSKEDGKGSTSTDKSTTAGATPAGATTSTGTTPSTEALRLENGELNTLTVDEREKQIKKEKERRKKEHREKIDEENKKHREEIVGGLTKKLIDRLSLYTESEKDERVVNAFREKFRLEAENMKTESFGLEILHAIGQVYLTKANIFLNSQNTFLGLGGWYGSMKEKGSIIRDTYRTISTALDAQRTMQELTSMNDKRDQFLKQEEEKKKVEDEGAAEDTVVTESRGPEENVVPESTDDKNSKVAKEEPIPTDEEVAHMEKMLMGKIIAAAWKGSHMEISSALRDTVDNVLYDDTVDLAKCTQRAEALAIVGRVFKDAKRSRWEAEEARVFEELMAEATQKRSKK; encoded by the coding sequence ATGGTTACGGACACAACGTACTATGATCGTCTTGAAGTGAAACCTACATCAACGAGATTGGAAATTAAGAAATCGTACAGAAAACTAGCCATTAAATTTCATCCAGATAAGAATCCTAACAATGAGGAAGCTGCAGAGAAGTTCAAGGAGATTAGTGAAGCCTACAAGGTGTTAAGTGACGACCAGTCACGTCAGAAATACGATCAGTTTGGATTACAAGAAGGACAGGAGATGACGGATCCTGAGCAGTTCTTTGACCAGATATTTGGAGGAGAGGCTTTCTTGGATTATATTGGTGAGCTTACGTTaatgaagaacttgagtAAAGAGTATGAGcttgagaaagaagacgaagaagggAGTAAAGAGGATGGAAAAGGTTCAACTAGCACCGATAAGAGTACAACTGCTGGAGCCACCCCTGCTGGCGCCACCACTAGTACTGGGACCACCCCCTCTACCGAGGCATTGAGATTGGAGAATGGTGAACTGAATACTTTAACAGTAGATGAGAGGGAGAAacaaataaagaaagagaaagagagaagaaaaaaagaacatcgggagaagattgatgaagagaacaaaaaaCATCGAGAAGAAATCGTAGGAGGGCTTacgaagaagttgatcgaTAGGTTGTCATTATATACAGAGTCAGAAAAGGACGAAAGAGTGGTGAATGCGTTCAGAGAGAAGTTCCGacttgaagcagaaaacATGAAGACGGAGTCCTTTGGTCTTGAAATATTGCACGCCATAGGCCAAGTCTATTTGACCAAGGCCAATATATTCCTCAACTCTCAGAACACGTTTCTAGGACTTGGCGGTTGGTATGGATcaatgaaagagaagggAAGTATTATACGAGACACGTACAGAACCATCAGTACTGCTTTGGATGCACAGAGAACAATGCAGGAGTTGACTTCGATGAACGATAAGCGCGATCAGTTTTTGaagcaggaagaagagaagaagaaggttgaagatgagggAGCAGCAGAAGATACTGTGGTGACCGAAAGTAGAGGCCCTGAAGAGAACGTGGTACCGGAATCTACTGATGACAAGAATTCTAAAGTTGCTAAAGAGGAACCCATTCCAACAGATGAGGAGGTGGCACACATGGAGAAGATGCTTATGGGTAAGATAATTGCTGCTGCCTGGAAAGGATCGCACATGGAAATATCTTCAGCTCTTCGAGACACGGTGGATAATGTACTTTATGATGATACTGTAGATCTAGCCAAATGTACGCAAAGGGCAGAAGCACTTGCTATTGTCGGTAGAGTGTTCAAGGATGCCAAAAGGTCGAGGTgggaagcagaagaagccagAGTTTTCGAAGAATTGATGGCAGAAGCAACGCAGAAGAGATCGAAGAAGTGA
- a CDS encoding uncharacterized protein (BUSCO:EOG09342LD3), with amino-acid sequence MIGRQARPFSLSARCFESAPRGQHVSSLDTNKLKHMQYLMQFYEPKIVESILQAESSIDPTDYENKTFNTVQFAPHYLDDFTTLDPYFDHLPQNPESFLSITQSNKSDYPKNQISTEGSEETSELKELAKKLSLATGFDERYISRLNVKTLVLKTVRNQTSKGKINSFYALVCAGDRNGMLGIGEGKDPEEPSNAILKAHWQAVKNLVKVPRLEERTIFGNIEHKYGATVVHLRSAPPGSGLRCNSMIFELAQCAGIKDLSTKVYRSRNKMNVVKCTMEALLEQKTTDEVALERGKKIVNLRKIYYTAE; translated from the coding sequence ATGATTGGCCGGCAAGCTCGGCCGTTTTCTTTGTCGGCTAGATGTTTTGAAAGTGCACCAAGGGGGCAGCACGTTTCGAGTCTCGACACCAACAAGCTCAAGCATATGCAGTATCTAATGCAGTTCTACGAGCCAAAAATTGTGGAATCAATACTGCAAGCTGAATCTTCGATTGATCCAACAGATTATGAGAATAAAACATTCAACACGGTTCAGTTTGCTCCACATTACCTTGATGATTTCACTACTCTGGATCCATATTTTGATCACCTGCCTCAGAATCCAGAGTCATTCTTATCCATCACCCAGTCGAACAAAAGCGACTATCCAAAGAATCAGATCTCTACGGAGGGATCGGAGGAGACCtcagaattgaaggaattggCTAAAAAGTTGTCCTTAGCAACAGGGTTTGACGAAAGATACATCTCCAGGCTTAATGTTAAGACGTTGGTGCTTAAAACTGTGAGAAACCAAACCTCCAAGGGTAAAATCAACTCTTTTTATGCCTTAGTTTGCGCAGGTGATAGAAATGGTATGTTGGGCATTGGGGAAGGAAAAGATCCTGAAGAGCCGAGTAACGCTATTCTTAAAGCCCATTGGCAAGCAGTGAAGAATTTGGTTAAGGTGCCCAGATTGGAGGAGAGAACTATATTTGGTAACATTGAACACAAGTACGGAGCTACTGTAGTTCATTTGAGATCCGCTCCCCCTGGTTCTGGACTTAGATGTAATTCGATGATCTTTGAGCTGGCTCAATGTGCAGGTATTAAGGACTTAAGTACCAAAGTGTACCGTTCCAGAAATAAAATGAACGTTGTCAAATGCACAATGGAGGCTCTTTTGGAGCAGAAGACTACGGATGAGGTAGCTTTAGAGAGAGGTAAGAAGATTGTCAACTTGAGGAAGATTTACTACACTGCCGAGtga
- a CDS encoding uncharacterized protein (EggNog:ENOG41): MRSRTGVVLSDDLKPEDDSIPSVHSGSSRDSRGVHIMQAAHLARPAQVGYAEQPSDSRPLEPAQEDTSGSHWNFFLHEKLPRLRKHMSRYPSVVGARIKESFGYKIRKILYAIDGFLGPWVKRLVPNFIVAHYIYVTFMAFLGSILIYPQHNIRYIDALFFGSGAASQAGLNTVDVNRLTLFQQLSIYLICMMTTPIFIHTMVVFARIYWFEKSMDDIKEKSAKDFRMRRTATLAAIRTMTMDNARNNSIVDQERVDGGYNTHNSQQELDSRLQNSKNGGYKDNLENNQQDVNNVVDGGVSGDDDIELQDLPSPSQSHSSGDDEENRKSKTSILEPGEVSNYHPNNVSHNLPNAKDRDIQFAELPHPTKKETRSRDIDPRDLYMSISMMQHRSHQKNTDVESGPALHINGPAERESLRLPGHHHRHRRYRRQRRNQRLKLLRQQAQRDYLVRDELNEIKEEEDGGSPKDIKGNGKELQFKGGPISRWRRHLSRGAPQNITKSSPSEALSGIQKVPGDAISDDNYSANDDANHSSARSAIIAANDKRRLSDNSPTTDGRFGRRESSGFLPKLSRRFTRTFTGRQSSSPANSNPSDMSDDELISLYSRNGVLNRTNYLSWNPTIGRNSTFVAQTNSQREELGGVEYRSLKLLSIILVVYYVGFHAIALCFFMGLIFTQDRYHEIVNNDGVSATWWAFFTSQTCFNNLGYTLTPDSMIPFNKSPYVLIIGSFFIVIGNTGFPIFLRFIIWIMFKLSKPLTMYHESLAFLLDHPRRCFTLLFPSGPTYWLLAVLLILNAVDLILFVALDLDNVTLRDIPKGDRVLDGLFQAFSTRTAGLAVVNIGTLHSAIEVSYMIMMYISVLPLAMSIRRTNVYEEQSLGVYIDDEDENQTKSRRKSIGSFVGMHLKRQLYFDLWFVFLGLFIICVCENKKLQSGDYYFQVFQILFETVSAYGGVGLSLGYPDYTPSFSGRFSTLSKLVIIIMMLRGRQRGLPYSIDRAVVLNSDKLKHRDELQAYHTMRRTRTMSSGISPSIPATRTRSNISEAVENIRENGVSWRKLATNTLRAGTRMFRAIMMGPGGDVDESRTFTSVTNPNRQIHGEQAEPDNDSAASEEAASEEASSANSTESDTSHLIDSLHYTNSGGSDYSGSSYSDDQSSIHLNTESSEGSRARRGSGSS; this comes from the exons ATGA GATCACGAACAGGAGTTGTGTTGTCCGATGATCTCAAACCCGAAGATGATTCGATACCGTCTGTACATTCGGGGTCTTCTCGGGACTCTCGAGGCGTTCACATAATGCAGGCTGCACACCTTGCTCGTCCTGCACAAGTTGGGTACGCTGAGCAGCCGTCAGACAGTAGACCGCTGGAACCAGCACAGGAAGATACGAGTGGTTCACACTGGAACTTTTTTCTCCATGAGAAACTCCCTCGATTACGCAAACACATGAGTAGGTATCCTTCAGTTGTTGGTGCCAGAATAAAAGAGTCATTTGGCTACAAGATACGAAAGATTCTGTATGCAATTGACGGTTTTCTTGGTCCATGGGTTAAGAGACTGGTTCCCAATTTTATTGTTGCTCATTACATATACGTCACGTTCATGGCGTTCCTCGGGTCTATTCTCATATACCCACAGCATAATATAAGATATATTGATGCCCTATTTTTCGGTAGTGGTGCTGCTTCTCAGGCTGGTTTGAATACCGTTGACGTTAACAGGTTGACATTGTTTCAACAGTTGTCCATATATTTAATCTGCATGATGACCACACCTATATTCATTCACACTATGGTTGTCTTTGCACGTATTTACTGGTTCGAGAAAAGTATGGATGATATTAAGGAAAAGTCGGCCAAAGACTTTCGTATGAGGCGTACGGCTACGTTGGCTGCCATTCGTACCATGACTATGGACAATGCGAGAAATAACAGCATCGTGGATCAGGAGAGAGTTGACGGTGGTTACAATACGCACAATTCACAACAGGAGTTGGATTCTCGGTTACAGAACTCAAAAAATGGCGGGTATAAAGACAATTTGGAAAACAATCAGCAGGATGTTAATAATGTGGTTGACGGGGGAGTTTCTGGTGACGACGATATAGAACTACAGGACTTGCCATCACCGTCTCAGTCTCACTCAAGTGGTGACGATGAGGAGAATCGAAAATCGAAGACGTCCATTCTAGAACCTGGAGAGGTCTCAAATTATCATCCTAATAACGTCTCTCATAATCTACCCAACGCCAAGGATCGTGATATTCAGTTTGCAGAGCTTCCTCATCCTACTAAAAAGGAGACGAGGTCTAGAGACATTGATCCAAGAGATTTGTATATGTCCATTTCAATGATGCAGCATAGAAGCCATCAAAAAAATACAGATGTCGAATCTGGTCCCGCTTTACATATAAATGGCCCTGCAGAACGCGAATCGTTGAGATTGCCGGGTCATCATCACAGGCACAGAAGATATCGGcgtcaaagaagaaatcaacgACTGAAGCTTCTTCGTCAACAGGCTCAAAGGGATTATTTGGTCAGAGACGAGTTGAACGAGataaaagaggaagaagatggcGGCTCGCCTAAGGACATCAAGGGTAATGGTAAAGAATTGCAATTTAAGGGAGGCCCCATAAGTAGATGGAGACGGCATCTTTCACGTGGAGCTCCACAGAATATTACAAAATCTAGTCCGTCCGAAGCCTTATCTGGGATACAGAAAGTACCAGGGGATGCTATCTCCGATGACAATTATTCAGCTAATGACGATGCAAATCACTCTTCTGCCAGGAGTGCGATTATTGCTGCTAACGATAAAAGAAGGCTTTCTGATAACTCCCCAACTACTGATGGTCGCTTTGGTCGTAGGGAGTCATCTGGATTTTTACCTAAGCTTAGTCGTCGATTTACAAGAACATTCACTGGAAGACAGTCAAGCTCGCCAGCTAACTCCAATCCTTCTGATATGTCCGATGATGAACTAATCAGTCTGTATTCAAGGAATGGAGTACTTAATCGTACCAACTACCTCTCTTGGAACCCAACTATAGGTAGAAACTCTACTTTTGTGGCGCAGACTAACTCccaaagagaagaattgggtGGTGTTGAATATCGTTCATTAAAACTACTCTCGATCATTTTGGTAGTATATTATGTTGGTTTCCACGCTATTGCGCTGTGTTTCTTCATGGGACTTATTTTCACCCAGGATAGGTATCATGAAATAGTCAATAATGACGGTGTATCTGCCACTTGGTGGGCGTTCTTTACATCTCAGACATGTTTCAATAACCTAGGTTACACTTTAACCCCGGATTCTATGATTCCCTTCAACAAGAGTCCCTATGTCTTGATTATAGGCAGTTTCTTTATTGTCATTGGTAACACGGGATTTCCAATATTTTTGAGATTCATTATCTGGATCATGTTCAAGCTGTCAAAGCCTCTCACTATGTATCATGAGTCATTAGCATTCCTTCTTGATCATCCTAGGCGTTGCTTTACTTTACTGTTTCCCTCTGGTCCAACGTACTGGCTTTTGGCAGTTTTACTTATTCTTAATGCTGTTGATTTGATTTTATTTGTTGCATTGGATTTGGATAATGTCACTTTACGGGATATTCCGAAGGGAGACCGTGTTTTAGATGGTCTTTTTCAGGCTTTCTCTACAAGGACTGCCGGGTTGGCAGTTGTTAATATTGGAACTTTGCACTCTGCTATTGAAGTCAGCTATATGATCATGATGTATATATCTGTGTTACCATTGGCTATGTCCATTAGACGTACCAATGTCTATGAGGAGCAGTCATTGGGTGTATAtattgacgatgaagatgaaaatcaGACTAAATCCCGTCGGAAGTCGATAGGATCATTTGTGGGAAtgcatttgaagagacaACTTTACTTTGATTTGTGGTTTGTGTTCCTTGGTTTATTCATTATATGTGTTTGTGAAAATAAGAAGCTTCAAAGTGGTGACTATTactttcaagtttttcaGATTCTGTTTGAGACCGTTTCAGCTTATGGTGGTGTTGGATTAAGTTTGGGATACCCGGACTACACTCCGTCTTTTTCTGGAAGGTTTTCTACGCTCTCGAAATTGGTTATTATCATTATGATGTTGAGAGGAAGGCAGAGAGGTTTGCCTTACTCTATTGATAGAGCTGTTGTTCTCAATTCCGATAAACTTAAGCACAGAGATGAACTTCAGGCATATCATACAATGCGGAGAACACGAACCATGTCTTCTGGGATCAGTCCTTCCATTCCTGCAACTCGAACGAGAAGTAATATATCAGAGGCAGTCGAAAACATCCGGGAAAATGGTgtttcttggagaaaaCTAGCTACAAATACATTGCGTGCTGGTACCCGTATGTTCAGGGCCATTATGATGGGTCCTGGAGGAGATGTAGACGAGTCAAGAACCTTCACATCGGTCACCAATCCAAACAGACAGATACATGGTGAACAGGCGGAACCTGATAATGACTCTGCTGCGTCGGAGGAAGCTGCGTCGGAGGAAGCTTCCAGTGCAAATTCTACAGAATCTGACACTTCTCATTTAATTGACAGTTTACATTACACCAATAGTGGTGGCTCCGATTACTCTGGTTCGTCGTATAGTGACGATCAAAGCTCAATTCATCTTAATACGGAGTCCTCCGAAGGAAGTCGTGCTAGGAGAGGTTCAGGCTCGAGTTAG
- a CDS encoding uncharacterized protein (BUSCO:EOG09341NSP~EggNog:ENOG41), protein MGGFNNVVFSRNHYMPHYAAPFRIERVTVLLKDKETTATIYPIFDLEGLPDNLLLFLTQEYNDEISRGDTQPFFDPLTVEEFRDYWFGQFAAVMVLGDSSRLDENVDVKQWATKCLGTMFIKSSYPGRSAHVCTGNFLVNAGIRRRGIGTTLTECFLTWAPRLGYSYSMIELIFETNIAAKKVLERLHFSKVGCVKGCGLLKSTKDSLIDAITYGRELQLKQEEDSGSTKHEYIKNYLTSGQYPESATRQEKSRLRALAYHYTVQDDKLYLKDKEVISNVTEQYRIARRVHMQSHLGINKTTSLICEHYHWPKVKETVSNVIKHCPECKDPARVSMLRSQILPSRSNAVHMNSKAAHQPLHSFPSLNSAGARPVRAPPPSIATIQLVNPEDGTTTTQTTAFPDIYRNSATDNTTVYDRLSEVVSDEGLQPQTQPQPQQQLQQQQRQQQQQPSDGRAIDGEPLQQHQHNKSVDSLAFIPYYLSDT, encoded by the coding sequence atGGGGGGATTCAATAACGTTGTGTTCTCTCGAAATCACTACATGCCACATTACGCTGCTCCCTTTCGAATAGAGCGTGTTACAGTACTAttgaaagataaagaaaccACAGCGACGATCTATCCGATATTTGATCTGGAAGGACTTCCCGATAacttgcttctctttttgacACAAGAATACAACGATGAGATATCACGCGGAGATACACAGCCGTTCTTTGATCCACTTACCGTTGAAGAATTCCGAGATTATTGGTTCGGTCAGTTCGCAGCAGTCATGGTTCTTGGTGATAGTTCTCGCTTGGACGAGAATGTCGATGTGAAGCAATGGGCAACTAAGTGTTTGGGAACAATGTTTATCAAATCCAGCTATCCTGGGCGATCTGCTCACGTTTGTACCGGTAACTTTCTAGTGAATGCCGGTATTCGCAGAAGAGGTATCGGTACTACGTTGACCGAGTGCTTTCTCACGTGGGCTCCACGGTTGGGATATAGTTATTCGATGATTGAATTAATATTTGAGACGAATATTGCTGCCAAAAAAGTATTGGAGAGGCTCCATTTCAGTAAAGTAGGCTGTGTTAAGGGCTGTGGATTGTTGAAGAGTACCAAGGACTCACTGATTGATGCCATTACATACGGAAGGGAGCTTCAACTCAAACAGGAGGAAGATTCTGGGTCGACTAAGCATGAATACATTAAGAATTATCTTACATCAGGGCAGTATCCTGAGAGTGCTACTCGTCAGGAGAAGTCCAGGCTTCGTGCATTGGCTTACCATTACACAGTTCAGGACGACAAGTTATATCTGAAAGACAAGGAGGTGATTTCCAATGTGACTGAACAGTATCGCATAGCTCGTAGAGTGCACATGCAGTCTCATCTTGGCATTAATAAGACCACTTCGTTGATTTGCGAGCATTATCATTGGCCCAAAGTGAAAGAGACTGTTTCCAACGTTATAAAGCATTGTCCTGAGTGTAAAGATCCGGCTAGAGTGTCTATGCTTCGCTCGCAAATTCTTCCTAGTAGATCCAACGCTGTTCATATGAACTCCAAAGCAGCACATCAGCCGCTACACTCATTTCCCTCTCTTAATTCCGCCGGTGCTCGACCTGTGCGTGCCCCTCCTCCTTCGATAGCTACCATTCAGTTAGTAAATCCTGAGGATGGAACTACCACGACGCAAACTACAGCTTTCCCAGACATTTATAGGAATTCTGCTACTGATAACACTACTGTTTACGATCGATTATCAGAGGTCGTATCAGATGAAGGTCTCCAGCCACAAACACAACCACAGCCGCAGCAACAGCtacagcaacaacaacgacaacaacaacagcaaccCTCCGATGGCCGTGCGATCGACGGTGAGCCACTACAACAGCATCAGCATAATAAATCTGTGGATTCATTGGCATTTATTCCATATTACCTTTCGGATACCTAG